In a single window of the Carassius carassius chromosome 26, fCarCar2.1, whole genome shotgun sequence genome:
- the LOC132105649 gene encoding probable methyltransferase-like protein 25, with product MCVSPEEVLCAFSSTQDRMRAIEEKENTTFGFCNASKKLVDISALLRAAKAHCLPGLGVCMQLEDLMQNLRLMTGDTTAGEPSDKAVTPDEFMNCKKAHEVQAMSEVVASLAKYCRVKQVINMGSGKGYLCSYLSMRFNLQVFGIDSSSTNTHGAQERNRKLKKFSKAYQKPNKATRKQTLDSEDESIQHSRNFGNSDGIRNFITEEKKSFEARADSSALSKQVPNDLSASGNAAECPLDLNDSDSESSFLSMLSLDVTEDVSPRVNHSQLSLEEREKRKRENLERKAREGRGNIGDDGLFSPLTSYDPLTLALTILIQFLKKKLLF from the exons ATGTGTGTGAGTCCAGAGGAAGTGTTGTGTGCTTTCAGTTCCACACAAGACCGCATGAGGGCGATAGAAG agaaGGAAAACACTACTTTTGGTTTCTGCAATGCTTCAAAAAAGTTGGTGGACATTTCAGCCCTGCTGAGGGCAGCGAAAGCCCACTGTTTACCAGGTCTGGGGGTCTGTATGCAGCTGGAAGATCTGATGCAGAATCTGAGACTGATGACTGGAGACACTACAGCAG GAGAGCCATCAGACAAAGCAGTCACACCGGATGAGTTTATGAACTGTAAGAAGGCCCATGAGGTGCAGGCAATGTCTGAGGTTGTGGCTAGTTTGGCCAAATACTGCCGAGTCAAACAG GTGATAAACATGGGTTCAGGGAAAGGCTACCTGTGCTCCTATCTGTCCATGCGGTTCAACCTGCAAGTGTTCGGGATCGACTCCTCCAGCACCAACACACATGGAGCTCAGGAGAGGAACAGGAAACTGAAGAAGTTCTCCAAAGCTTATCAGAAACCGAACAAAGCCACTAGGAAACAAACTTTGGACAGCGAGGATGAGAGTATACAACACAGCAGAAACTTTGGAAACAGTGATGGCATCAGAAACTTTATAACTGAGGAAAAGAAAAGCTTTGAGGCTCGAGCGGATAGCAGTGCTTTATCAAAACAAGTCCCCAATGATTTATCTGCTTCAGGTAATGCTGCAGAATGTCCTTTAGACCTGAATGATTCAGATTCAGAAAGCAGCTTCCTCAGTATGCTGTCTCTAGACGTCACAGAAGACGTCTCTCCCCGCGTCAACCACAGCCAGCTGAGTCTGGAGgaaagagagaagagaaagagagagaatctgGAGAGGAAAGCTCGAGAAGGAAGGGGGAACATCGGAGACGACGGCCTGTTTTCCCCTCTGACCTCATATGACCctttaactttagcactcactattctaattcaattcttaaaaaagaaactacttttctaa
- the LOC132105660 gene encoding thyroid transcription factor 1-associated protein 26 homolog, whose translation MAHLKQESKTKGPIKGKYSNNKCAHGGLTHNSKKKRKWVAENKVFDGNVSLKEGEMSTLNIATSKLYDKIKHEYNKLLRKERKKMQASPIQSEEEYPEHLRHLYLGEKERLDEEEQEKKEERCKGRTLDEETEEDDELKTVLELPFTEKHISNTATDQTTVSDSVNEQAESDSSHKTPFIQRKQKMSSYQKTKQEYERIKEEFARKREEFLKDKAQREEALKKYKEKKVATCQLLKRKAKKGQPNLNLHMELLLQKIQGQRK comes from the exons ATGGCACATTTAAAACAAGAGTCAAAAACTAAAGGTCCGATTAAAGGAAAATACTCCAATAACAAATGTGCACATGGTGGTTTAACACACAACagcaagaagaaaagaaaatgggTTGCAGAGAACAAAGTTTTTGATGGTAACGTTAGTTTAAAAGAAGGTGAGATGTCCACTTTAAATATAGCCACTTCTAAATTGTAT GATAAGATAAAACATGAATATAACAAACTTCTCAGAAAGGAGAGGAAGAAAATGCAAGCATCACCAATCCAGTCAGAGGAGGAATATCCCGAGCATCTGAGACATCTGTACCTGGGTGAAAAAGAACGACTAGATgaagaagaacaagaaaaaaaagaggaacgATGTAAAGGGAGAACATTAGATGAAGAGACAGAGGAAGATGATGAGCTAAAAACAGTGTTGGAGTTACCTTTTACTGAGAAACACATCTCAAACACAGCGACTGACCAAACTACTGTCTCTGATTCAGTTAATGAACAAGCAGAGTCTGACAG CTCCCATAAGACTCCATTCATCCAAAGGAAGCAGAAAATGTCATCGTATCAGAAGACAAAGCAAGAATATGAAAGGATAAAGGAGGAATTTGCAAGAAAACGAGAG GAATTCTTGAAAGACAAAGCTCAGCGAGAGGAGGCTCTGAAAAAATATAAGGAGAAGAAAGTAGCCACATGTCAGTTGTTGAAGAGAAAAGCTAAGAAAGGTCAGCCCAACCTCAATCTGCATATGGAGCTATTGCTGCAAAAGATTCAAGGTCAGCGCAAATAA